In Cloacibacterium caeni, a single window of DNA contains:
- the folB gene encoding dihydroneopterin aldolase, translating to MKSKILLEDIKIYAYHGVLPEEKILGTYYIVNAEIVADISKAAETDNLNDTINYALINDIIHAEMKISSELLEHVAGRIIKKIKSEFLQVQKVKVKITKTKPPMKGEMKGVSVEFEENF from the coding sequence ATGAAAAGTAAAATCCTTTTAGAAGATATTAAAATCTACGCATATCACGGTGTTTTGCCAGAAGAGAAAATTTTGGGAACGTATTACATTGTGAATGCAGAGATTGTAGCAGATATTTCCAAAGCTGCAGAGACCGATAATTTGAATGATACCATTAATTACGCTTTGATTAACGATATTATTCATGCAGAGATGAAAATTTCTTCAGAATTATTAGAACATGTAGCAGGAAGAATTATCAAAAAAATAAAATCAGAATTTCTTCAAGTTCAGAAGGTTAAAGTAAAAATAACCAAAACCAAACCGCCAATGAAAGGCGAAATGAAAGGCGTAAGTGTAGAATTTGAAGAAAATTTTTAA
- the lpxK gene encoding tetraacyldisaccharide 4'-kinase: MKRWYLYPFSLVYHFVTALRNRMYDWGIFSSTKFKTPMIGVGNLSVGGSGKSPMVMYLADFLAKNFRTGVLSRGYGRKTKGYVIVNYDSNFKMVGDEAMQLFERFKNRFVIGVCEDRVFGAKKIIEDMDLDVLLLDDSYQHRRIKPGFNILLTDYNDPYFKDFVLPAGNLRESRRGAKRADIIVVTKCPENITEEKKQFYISRIKPRYYQKVFFSTINYDEEIFCFDPKLKLPDNNMSYYDILLITGIANPKTFVEEVKRYSSNVKHLRFKDHHSFTTEDISLIKKEYEKLGEYKLILTTEKDYVRLKGFDYLREKLYYWPINVEIDRAEEFNQIIQDYVRKN; the protein is encoded by the coding sequence ATGAAAAGATGGTATCTCTACCCTTTTTCCTTGGTTTATCATTTTGTTACTGCCCTCAGAAACAGAATGTACGATTGGGGAATTTTTTCTTCTACGAAATTTAAAACTCCTATGATTGGCGTAGGAAATTTATCTGTTGGAGGCAGTGGAAAATCACCTATGGTAATGTATTTGGCAGATTTTCTTGCTAAAAATTTTAGAACAGGCGTTCTATCTCGTGGCTACGGAAGAAAAACCAAAGGTTATGTTATTGTAAATTACGACAGTAATTTTAAAATGGTGGGTGATGAAGCCATGCAACTCTTTGAAAGATTTAAAAACAGATTTGTCATCGGCGTTTGTGAAGACCGCGTTTTTGGGGCAAAAAAAATCATCGAAGACATGGATTTAGATGTACTTCTATTAGATGACAGCTACCAACACCGTAGAATAAAACCAGGTTTCAATATTCTTTTGACGGATTATAATGATCCATATTTTAAAGATTTTGTTTTACCTGCAGGAAATCTTAGAGAATCAAGACGTGGCGCAAAACGTGCTGACATCATTGTAGTAACCAAGTGTCCAGAAAATATTACCGAAGAAAAAAAACAATTCTATATTTCTAGAATTAAACCTAGATATTACCAAAAAGTGTTCTTCTCTACCATCAATTATGATGAAGAAATTTTCTGTTTTGACCCAAAATTGAAACTTCCAGATAACAACATGAGTTATTATGACATTCTCCTCATAACAGGAATTGCCAACCCCAAAACCTTTGTGGAAGAAGTAAAAAGATACAGTTCCAATGTAAAACACTTACGATTCAAGGATCATCATAGTTTCACCACAGAAGATATTTCTCTCATCAAAAAAGAATACGAAAAACTTGGAGAATATAAATTGATTTTAACCACAGAAAAAGATTATGTTCGCCTAAAAGGTTTCGATTATTTAAGAGAAAAATTATATTATTGGCCGATTAATGTAGAAATAGACCGCGCAGAAGAATTTAATCAAATCATTCAAGATTATGTTAGAAAAAATTAA
- a CDS encoding MBL fold metallo-hydrolase, protein MLHIHIFRFNPFSENTYVLFNDQKNGVIIDPGNWNEKENEILENFIKEKEISIQNILLTHAHIDHVLGLQWAFDTYKVAVKMHEEEKDVLERNPMSARNYGFDFKPFVGDIELINEGEKYFIDEDSFEIFHVPGHSPGSIAFYNEAQKFIISGDALFQGSIGRTDLYRGNHEQLLESIRTKLFTLPEETEVYSGHGNATQIGFEKNHNPFF, encoded by the coding sequence ATGCTCCACATTCATATTTTCCGATTCAATCCTTTTTCAGAAAACACTTATGTTTTGTTTAATGACCAAAAAAACGGCGTCATTATAGACCCGGGAAACTGGAACGAAAAAGAAAATGAAATTCTAGAAAATTTCATCAAAGAAAAAGAGATTTCTATTCAAAATATTTTACTGACTCACGCTCACATAGACCATGTTTTAGGCTTACAATGGGCTTTTGACACCTATAAAGTTGCAGTAAAAATGCACGAAGAAGAAAAAGATGTACTCGAAAGAAATCCGATGTCTGCCAGAAATTATGGCTTTGACTTCAAACCTTTTGTTGGCGACATCGAACTTATAAACGAAGGCGAAAAATATTTTATAGACGAAGATTCTTTTGAAATTTTCCATGTTCCTGGACATTCTCCAGGAAGCATAGCCTTCTACAATGAAGCGCAGAAATTTATTATTTCAGGTGATGCGCTTTTCCAAGGAAGCATTGGCAGAACAGATTTATACAGAGGAAATCATGAGCAATTGTTAGAAAGCATTCGAACGAAACTTTTTACTTTACCCGAAGAAACAGAAGTGTATAGCGGTCACGGAAACGCAACACAAATCGGCTTTGAGAAAAATCACAATCCGTTTTTCTAA
- a CDS encoding thioredoxin family protein, whose product MANTPSNMLALGTRAPFFELPNPSHSNEIQSLEDLKGEKGTLVIFMCNHCPFVLHVIDKLTELYEDYHTQGIEFIAINANDVEKYPADSPEKMIEFQIERKFEFPYLFDESQAVAKAYDAACTPDFYFFDEKLDLVYRGQMDDSRPGNQKEITGEDLIIAFENLLSGNPQEELQKPSMGCNIKWK is encoded by the coding sequence ATGGCAAATACACCTTCCAATATGCTCGCTTTAGGAACTAGAGCTCCTTTTTTTGAACTCCCAAATCCTTCTCACAGCAACGAAATTCAATCTTTAGAAGATTTAAAAGGAGAAAAAGGAACATTGGTGATTTTCATGTGCAATCACTGTCCGTTTGTGTTACACGTTATCGATAAATTGACGGAATTATACGAAGATTATCATACGCAAGGGATAGAATTTATCGCAATTAATGCGAATGATGTAGAAAAATATCCAGCAGATTCTCCAGAAAAAATGATAGAATTTCAAATCGAAAGAAAATTTGAATTTCCTTATTTGTTTGACGAAAGTCAAGCAGTAGCAAAAGCTTATGACGCAGCTTGTACGCCAGATTTTTATTTCTTTGATGAAAAATTAGACTTGGTTTACCGTGGACAAATGGATGATTCTAGACCAGGAAATCAAAAAGAAATCACAGGTGAAGATTTGATTATCGCTTTTGAAAATCTACTGTCAGGAAATCCACAGGAAGAATTACAAAAACCAAGCATGGGTTGTAATATCAAATGGAAATAA
- a CDS encoding LIC_10190 family membrane protein, which yields MLKILLSLLVIFPVLMGFGEIFQKLFGRIWSGLSAKLFSGMFLLAIIWQVLAFFVPLNIWIESISILIGVLSFLYFRSYKDFLNYRKEEIVKFSIPSLIIIFAGTYYPFIIDHFGYYVPSIHWLREFGLTKGLANIELIYAQMSVWHIFQAGLSNFSDVFLRINVIFLLVFLLYILEKKAWAMLFILPVFLFFIQSPNSDLPAIALSLVILNEVMSGNKNVKLLFAFSAFVFTIKPTIVWVLLFVAIYFFKKENFKYAGLGIVVLGIYIFKNILVFGYPFFPIQIGDLKLYWMPHSEVLKESAELAIMKAYDLKFSISEIEKFTVWDYVYNWFTINSYKKYIHFAFVLVMLSFVVFTFIKKDRLTTALFVSIVIKSFLVLMFSAQYRFFMGVFFVFFLINFKSIIQEKISYIGFSLEIFLIIISLSFPKLLQNNFISFKSGYYMQGFTQKQIYRPASFASFKYSEFKIGNLKFYVPHHHLAYDTPHPSIAPYSVKKYYEAGIFPQKISKNIKDGFVWKKLSTKDKEKLKGIISKF from the coding sequence ATGCTTAAAATTTTACTTTCTTTATTGGTTATTTTTCCTGTTTTAATGGGTTTTGGTGAGATTTTCCAAAAGTTGTTTGGGAGGATTTGGTCTGGTCTTTCTGCAAAGCTTTTTTCAGGGATGTTTTTACTAGCAATAATTTGGCAAGTATTAGCTTTTTTTGTTCCTTTAAATATTTGGATAGAAAGTATAAGTATCCTAATTGGGGTCTTGTCATTTCTTTACTTTAGAAGTTATAAAGATTTTCTTAATTACAGAAAGGAAGAGATTGTAAAATTTTCGATTCCTAGTCTTATTATAATTTTTGCAGGAACTTATTATCCTTTCATTATTGATCATTTTGGGTATTACGTTCCAAGTATTCACTGGTTAAGAGAGTTTGGTTTAACTAAGGGTTTGGCTAATATTGAGTTGATATATGCGCAAATGTCTGTTTGGCATATATTTCAAGCAGGACTCTCTAATTTTTCAGATGTTTTTCTAAGAATAAATGTCATTTTTTTACTAGTTTTTTTACTTTATATTTTAGAAAAAAAAGCTTGGGCAATGTTGTTTATTTTGCCTGTATTTTTATTTTTTATACAGTCTCCCAACTCAGATTTACCTGCTATTGCATTATCGCTTGTTATTTTAAATGAAGTAATGAGTGGAAATAAAAATGTTAAATTACTTTTTGCTTTTTCTGCTTTTGTTTTTACCATAAAACCTACTATTGTTTGGGTATTGTTATTTGTTGCTATATATTTTTTTAAAAAGGAGAATTTTAAATATGCAGGATTAGGGATTGTGGTTCTCGGGATTTATATTTTTAAGAATATTCTAGTCTTTGGTTATCCTTTTTTTCCTATTCAGATTGGTGATTTAAAACTTTATTGGATGCCACACAGCGAGGTTCTAAAAGAATCTGCTGAGCTTGCAATAATGAAAGCATATGACTTAAAATTTTCTATTTCAGAAATTGAAAAATTTACAGTTTGGGATTATGTTTACAATTGGTTCACAATAAATTCATATAAAAAATATATCCATTTTGCATTTGTTTTGGTGATGCTATCATTCGTTGTGTTTACTTTTATTAAAAAAGATAGATTAACTACTGCTTTATTTGTTTCTATCGTTATAAAAAGTTTTTTAGTGCTAATGTTCTCTGCGCAATACCGTTTTTTCATGGGAGTGTTTTTTGTTTTTTTTCTCATTAATTTCAAATCTATTATCCAAGAAAAAATATCTTATATTGGTTTTTCTTTAGAAATTTTTTTAATAATTATATCATTATCATTTCCCAAATTGTTGCAGAATAATTTTATTTCTTTTAAATCAGGATATTATATGCAAGGCTTTACTCAAAAACAGATATATAGACCAGCTTCTTTTGCGTCTTTTAAATATTCTGAGTTTAAAATAGGTAACCTTAAATTTTACGTACCACATCATCATTTGGCTTATGATACGCCACATCCATCGATTGCTCCATATTCAGTAAAAAAATATTACGAAGCAGGAATTTTTCCGCAAAAAATATCAAAGAACATAAAAGATGGTTTCGTTTGGAAGAAACTGTCAACTAAAGATAAAGAAAAATTGAAGGGAATTATCTCTAAATTTTGA
- the miaA gene encoding tRNA (adenosine(37)-N6)-dimethylallyltransferase MiaA gives MQKTLISIIGSTGIGKTKLAIEMAKHFGTEIISCDSRQFFKEMKIGTATPTDEELAQVKHHFIGHLSVQEYYSIGQYEEDALEKIEEIFEKNDFAVLVGGSMMYEKAVVEGLNDLPEANAENQEKLQKILDEEGLEKLQEILKNLDEEYYNVVHKENPRRLLRAIDVIWQTGRKYSEIIAEPKHKRDFKVIRIGITAPREIMYERINLRVDKMLENRLIDEVKSLTEYQKLVPLQTVGYTEIFKYLEGTWDLDFAVEEIKKNSRRYAKRQETWNRKVENVTWLPYDYSEEQLHEILSKIEK, from the coding sequence ATGCAGAAAACACTCATTTCTATCATTGGCTCTACAGGAATTGGCAAGACAAAACTGGCCATAGAAATGGCAAAACATTTCGGTACAGAGATTATTTCTTGTGATTCTAGACAGTTTTTTAAGGAAATGAAAATAGGAACTGCAACTCCTACAGATGAAGAATTAGCACAGGTTAAACATCATTTTATTGGTCATCTTTCGGTTCAAGAATACTATTCCATAGGTCAATATGAAGAAGATGCTTTGGAAAAGATTGAAGAAATTTTTGAGAAAAATGATTTTGCAGTTTTAGTTGGGGGAAGTATGATGTATGAAAAAGCAGTTGTAGAAGGACTGAATGATTTGCCTGAAGCCAACGCTGAAAACCAAGAAAAGTTACAGAAAATTTTGGACGAAGAAGGTTTGGAAAAACTCCAAGAAATTCTCAAAAATCTAGACGAAGAATATTATAATGTAGTTCACAAAGAAAATCCCAGAAGATTATTACGAGCCATAGATGTGATTTGGCAAACAGGCAGAAAATATTCTGAAATTATTGCAGAACCTAAGCATAAAAGAGATTTTAAAGTAATACGAATAGGAATTACCGCACCTAGAGAAATCATGTACGAAAGAATTAATCTTCGAGTAGATAAAATGCTGGAAAATCGGTTGATAGATGAGGTGAAATCTTTGACGGAATATCAAAAACTTGTTCCGCTACAAACCGTAGGTTACACCGAAATTTTTAAATATTTAGAAGGAACTTGGGATTTAGATTTTGCTGTAGAAGAAATCAAGAAAAACTCTCGCAGATATGCAAAACGACAGGAAACTTGGAATAGAAAAGTAGAAAATGTGACTTGGCTTCCGTATGATTATTCAGAAGAGCAGCTTCATGAGATTTTATCGAAGATAGAAAAATAA
- the gmk gene encoding guanylate kinase has product MNKVIIFSAPSGSGKTTLVKYCLGVFPELQFSISATTRALRGEEIHGKDYFFLSVEEFKNLIAEDAFVEYEEVYQDKFYGTLKSEVERIWQEGKVVIFDVDVKGGVNLKKIFGENALSIFIAPPSIDELERRLISRATDDLETIKTRVAKAKEEMTYAEEFDQIIINDDLETAQKEIERIVRNFIEE; this is encoded by the coding sequence ATGAACAAAGTAATTATATTTTCAGCACCTTCAGGAAGTGGAAAAACCACTCTGGTAAAATATTGTTTAGGTGTTTTTCCTGAACTTCAATTTTCCATTTCTGCTACAACCAGAGCATTGAGAGGTGAAGAAATTCATGGGAAAGACTATTTTTTTCTTTCGGTAGAAGAATTTAAAAATCTGATTGCAGAAGATGCTTTTGTAGAATACGAAGAAGTTTATCAAGATAAATTCTATGGAACCTTAAAATCTGAAGTAGAAAGAATTTGGCAAGAAGGAAAAGTGGTCATCTTCGATGTAGATGTAAAAGGTGGCGTAAATCTGAAGAAAATTTTCGGAGAAAATGCCCTTTCTATTTTTATTGCACCACCTTCTATAGACGAATTGGAACGAAGATTGATATCTAGAGCTACAGATGATTTAGAAACCATCAAAACCAGAGTAGCAAAAGCTAAAGAAGAAATGACGTATGCTGAAGAATTTGACCAAATTATCATTAATGATGATTTAGAAACAGCTCAGAAAGAAATTGAGCGAATTGTAAGAAATTTTATTGAAGAATAA
- a CDS encoding TlpA family protein disulfide reductase: MNFLRKNWLTLLLSVFLVSMFLFPDFRAFVQRQILMKPSLEKVEKDVTFTAEEMNIQLKGVNVPDANLADFKDKVVFLNFWGSWCPPCRAEYPSIQKLYEAKKNKVAFVLIAMQDEEEKVKKFLADNNYTTPVYFATSPLSEKMLPKVFPTTFILGKNGRILMKEDAAKDWNSESVHQFLESVNP, from the coding sequence ATGAACTTTTTAAGAAAAAACTGGCTCACATTATTGCTTTCGGTGTTTCTTGTTTCTATGTTTTTGTTTCCAGATTTTAGAGCGTTTGTTCAGCGACAAATTTTGATGAAACCTTCTTTAGAAAAAGTAGAAAAAGACGTCACTTTTACAGCTGAGGAAATGAATATTCAACTAAAAGGAGTGAATGTTCCTGATGCGAATTTGGCAGATTTTAAGGACAAAGTCGTTTTCTTAAATTTTTGGGGAAGTTGGTGTCCTCCTTGTAGAGCAGAATATCCGAGTATTCAAAAATTGTACGAAGCCAAAAAAAATAAAGTGGCTTTCGTACTGATTGCCATGCAAGATGAGGAGGAAAAAGTCAAAAAATTCTTAGCAGATAACAATTATACTACGCCGGTTTATTTTGCTACATCGCCACTTTCTGAAAAAATGTTACCAAAAGTATTTCCTACGACTTTTATTTTGGGCAAAAATGGAAGGATTTTGATGAAAGAAGACGCGGCAAAAGATTGGAATTCAGAATCTGTGCATCAGTTTTTAGAATCTGTAAATCCTTAA
- a CDS encoding thioredoxin family protein codes for MKNYWQNAVTFDEYIKETERRIEVQNPEDDHNEYYELGLQRMNRTLKTYKVDEEQLETLKSKNFNGKILIITEPWCGDASATVPAVSKFFEGHNDVRIFYRDSDISLIDQFLTNGTQSIPKILILNEDFSLKNVWGPRPQYGTELLKKFKENTETYPREEFYNDLQVYYAKNKGKDAIQEILELL; via the coding sequence ATGAAAAATTACTGGCAAAACGCAGTCACTTTTGACGAATATATTAAAGAAACTGAACGCAGAATTGAAGTTCAAAATCCTGAAGACGACCATAATGAATATTATGAATTGGGGCTTCAGAGAATGAACAGAACTTTGAAAACCTATAAAGTAGATGAAGAGCAATTAGAAACGCTGAAATCTAAAAACTTCAATGGTAAAATCCTTATCATCACAGAACCTTGGTGCGGAGATGCAAGTGCAACCGTTCCTGCGGTTTCTAAATTTTTTGAAGGGCATAATGACGTGAGAATTTTCTATCGTGATTCTGATATTTCTTTAATTGACCAATTCCTAACGAACGGAACTCAATCTATTCCTAAAATTTTAATCTTGAATGAAGATTTTTCTCTGAAAAATGTTTGGGGACCAAGACCACAATATGGAACAGAATTGTTGAAAAAATTCAAGGAAAATACAGAAACATATCCTCGTGAAGAGTTTTATAACGATTTACAAGTGTATTACGCTAAAAATAAAGGAAAAGACGCGATTCAAGAAATTTTAGAACTACTGTAG
- a CDS encoding YkvA family protein, whose amino-acid sequence MKKIALLFQAFKKDGLLSKFPKILKMFKAYKKGEFQMDLKNVIIPLAAFVYIISPLDFLPGIFLDDLGILALVLPMVLKEVDRFIIWENEKNAVKKDNKVIDAEIIE is encoded by the coding sequence ATGAAAAAAATAGCATTGCTGTTTCAAGCATTTAAAAAAGACGGATTGCTTTCTAAGTTTCCGAAAATTTTAAAAATGTTTAAAGCGTACAAAAAAGGCGAATTTCAAATGGACCTTAAGAATGTAATCATTCCACTGGCAGCATTTGTATATATCATTTCGCCATTAGATTTTTTACCAGGAATTTTCTTAGATGATTTAGGAATTCTAGCATTGGTTTTACCAATGGTTTTAAAAGAAGTAGACCGATTCATCATTTGGGAAAACGAAAAAAATGCGGTAAAGAAAGATAATAAAGTTATCGATGCAGAAATAATAGAGTAA
- the nadA gene encoding quinolinate synthase NadA, whose product MEKILDIAKNNLPVKGFLDLKDIQIPQGQDLIDAILKLKKEKNAVILAHYYQPGEIQDIADYLGDSLQLARAAKDTDADMIAFCGVHFMAEAAKILNPTKKVVLPDTLAGCSLADGCSGEGLRKMREQHPGALVATYINCNAETKAESDIIVTSSNAETIINALPKDQPIIFAPDKNLGRYLMKKTGRDMILWDGSCIVHEAFSMERIAKQLAENPDAKLIAHPESETPVLELAHFIGSTSALLNYVEKDDCQKFIIATEEGILHEMKKRAPHKELIPALVFDESCNCSECFFMKRNTLEKLYLCMKYELPEITMDEELRLKALKPIEAMLELSKTIK is encoded by the coding sequence ATGGAGAAAATATTAGATATAGCAAAAAATAACCTTCCAGTAAAAGGATTTTTGGATTTGAAAGATATTCAAATTCCGCAAGGTCAAGATTTAATTGATGCGATTTTAAAGCTCAAAAAAGAAAAAAATGCCGTGATTTTGGCACATTATTATCAGCCAGGAGAAATTCAAGATATTGCAGATTATTTGGGAGATTCTCTACAATTAGCCAGAGCTGCAAAAGATACAGATGCAGATATGATTGCTTTTTGTGGGGTACATTTTATGGCTGAAGCTGCAAAAATCCTTAATCCTACAAAAAAAGTAGTTCTTCCAGATACTTTGGCTGGTTGTTCACTTGCAGATGGTTGCAGTGGAGAAGGTCTTAGAAAAATGCGTGAACAGCATCCTGGAGCTTTGGTGGCAACTTATATCAATTGTAACGCAGAAACCAAGGCAGAATCTGATATTATTGTTACCAGTTCTAATGCAGAAACCATTATCAATGCATTGCCAAAAGATCAACCGATTATTTTCGCACCAGATAAAAATTTGGGAAGATATTTGATGAAGAAGACAGGAAGAGATATGATTTTGTGGGATGGAAGTTGCATTGTTCACGAAGCATTTTCTATGGAAAGAATAGCGAAACAATTGGCAGAAAATCCTGATGCTAAATTAATTGCACACCCAGAATCTGAAACTCCAGTACTAGAATTGGCGCATTTTATTGGTTCTACTTCAGCTTTGCTAAATTATGTAGAAAAAGATGATTGTCAGAAGTTTATCATCGCTACAGAAGAAGGAATTCTTCACGAAATGAAAAAGCGTGCTCCTCATAAAGAATTGATTCCGGCTTTGGTTTTTGACGAAAGTTGCAACTGTTCAGAATGTTTCTTCATGAAGAGAAATACACTAGAAAAGTTGTATTTGTGCATGAAATACGAATTGCCAGAGATTACTATGGACGAAGAACTTCGTTTAAAAGCTTTAAAACCAATCGAAGCTATGCTGGAGTTGAGTAAAACGATTAAGTAA
- a CDS encoding YicC/YloC family endoribonuclease produces the protein MILSMTGFGRAEGIFEGKKISIELKSLNSKSFDLNLRIPLRYKEKEFEVRKLLNDTILRGKVDCYINCETIDDCNDVKINQDIVKAYMNQLREISPNAEEFEYLKMAIRMPEAINGKPAELNEEEWKSLENLIKEALAKFVDFRKTEGAILHEELAKNLKNIEENLLKVIPYEDDRMVAVKERYQNTLKEFENVDETRFYQELAYYTEKLDISEEKVRLTQHLKYYLEVMQNETFNGKKLGFISQEIGREINTLGSKANHHEIQKLVVMMKDDLEKIKEQTLNVL, from the coding sequence ATGATTTTATCAATGACAGGCTTCGGAAGAGCCGAAGGTATTTTTGAAGGAAAAAAAATTAGCATCGAACTCAAATCGCTTAACAGCAAATCATTTGACTTGAATCTTAGAATTCCGCTTCGTTACAAAGAGAAAGAATTCGAAGTAAGAAAATTGTTAAATGACACCATTCTCCGTGGAAAAGTAGATTGCTATATCAATTGCGAAACCATCGATGACTGCAATGATGTAAAAATCAACCAAGACATTGTAAAAGCATACATGAATCAGCTGCGTGAGATTTCTCCCAATGCAGAAGAGTTCGAATATCTGAAAATGGCCATCAGAATGCCTGAAGCAATAAACGGTAAACCTGCAGAATTAAATGAAGAAGAGTGGAAATCTTTGGAAAACTTGATTAAAGAAGCTTTAGCAAAATTTGTAGATTTCAGAAAGACAGAAGGCGCAATTTTACACGAAGAACTGGCTAAAAATCTTAAAAATATTGAAGAAAATCTTCTCAAAGTCATTCCTTACGAAGACGACAGAATGGTAGCGGTAAAAGAACGTTATCAGAATACTTTGAAAGAATTTGAAAACGTAGATGAGACAAGATTCTATCAAGAACTGGCATATTACACCGAAAAATTAGATATTTCCGAAGAAAAAGTACGTTTGACACAGCACTTGAAATATTATCTTGAAGTGATGCAAAACGAAACTTTCAACGGGAAAAAATTAGGATTTATCTCTCAAGAAATCGGCAGAGAAATCAATACTCTTGGTTCAAAAGCCAATCACCACGAAATCCAAAAACTGGTAGTGATGATGAAAGACGATTTAGAAAAAATTAAAGAACAAACGTTAAACGTATTGTAA
- the aroC gene encoding chorismate synthase → MNNLGNFLTLSTFGESHGIAYGGIITNFPAGIEINFEEIQHQLDRRKPGQSSIVTQRKESDTVQFLSGTFEGKSTGTPIGFVIYNENQKSKDYEHIAAAYRPSHADFTYDQKFGIRDYRGGGKSSARETINWVAAGALAKHILPENVEIHAYVSSVGDIFCMKPYQDLDFSKIESNDVRCPDEETAEKMISKIKEIKKEGNTIGGTITCVIKNLPVGIGEPVFLKLQAELAKAMMNINAAKGFEYGSGFCGATMTGKEHNDLFNEDFTTKTNLSGGIQGGISNGMDIYFRVAFKPIATILRPQESVDKDGNLVIVEGKGRHDPCVLPRAVPVVENLAAFVLADLFLMNQIRRI, encoded by the coding sequence ATGAACAATTTAGGAAATTTTCTCACGCTTTCTACCTTTGGCGAAAGTCACGGAATAGCTTATGGTGGAATCATCACCAATTTTCCAGCAGGAATTGAAATTAATTTTGAAGAAATTCAGCATCAACTTGACCGCAGAAAACCTGGTCAAAGTTCTATCGTTACCCAAAGAAAAGAAAGTGATACTGTACAGTTTCTTTCGGGAACTTTTGAGGGGAAATCTACAGGAACTCCGATTGGATTTGTGATTTATAATGAAAATCAAAAATCGAAAGATTACGAACATATTGCCGCAGCTTACAGACCTTCTCATGCAGATTTTACCTATGATCAAAAATTTGGAATCAGAGATTACAGAGGTGGTGGAAAATCTTCTGCGCGAGAAACTATCAACTGGGTTGCTGCAGGAGCTTTGGCGAAACATATTTTACCCGAAAATGTTGAAATTCATGCTTATGTTTCTTCAGTGGGAGATATTTTTTGCATGAAACCTTATCAGGATTTAGATTTTTCTAAAATTGAAAGCAATGATGTTCGTTGTCCAGATGAAGAAACCGCCGAAAAGATGATTTCTAAAATCAAGGAAATCAAAAAAGAAGGAAATACCATCGGTGGAACCATTACTTGTGTCATCAAAAATCTTCCTGTAGGAATTGGCGAACCTGTTTTTCTAAAATTACAGGCAGAATTGGCAAAAGCGATGATGAATATCAATGCTGCAAAAGGTTTTGAGTACGGAAGCGGTTTTTGTGGAGCAACGATGACCGGAAAAGAGCATAATGATTTGTTCAATGAAGATTTTACTACGAAAACCAATCTTTCTGGAGGAATTCAAGGTGGAATTTCAAACGGAATGGACATTTATTTCCGTGTAGCCTTTAAGCCAATTGCTACGATTCTTAGACCTCAAGAAAGTGTAGATAAAGACGGAAATTTAGTTATTGTAGAAGGAAAAGGAAGACATGATCCTTGTGTTTTGCCAAGAGCAGTTCCCGTAGTGGAAAATTTGGCAGCATTTGTTCTTGCGGACTTATTTTTGATGAATCAGATTAGAAGAATTTGA